In Fusobacterium sp. JB019, the sequence AAAAAATTTTTTAAAAAAGGATTATGATAATTTAATTCTTGTAGATTTTTTATGTAGGGGAGTAATATCTCCAAAAGCTTATGAGCAATTTTTAAAAAGTTTAGAGAATGAATATAATTCAAAGATAAAAATAGTTTGGTTTAAAAATAAAGATAAAGGTTGGCATAAATTTAGTACAAAAATTATTTTTGAAAATGGAAAAGAGTATTTAAAAGATAGATATCACGATGTTTATATGAGAGGATATTTAGAAGGAAATTTATATATAAGGAAAAGTTGTCATAATTGCAAATATAAAACTTTACCAAGAAATTCAGATGTTTCTTTAGGTGATTTTTGGGGAATAGAGCAATTTAAAAATCATTTAGATCAAGATAAAGGTACTTCTATTTTTATGATAAATTCTTTAAAAGGAAGAGAAGTTTTTAACAAAATAAAAGATAATTTAATATATGAGAAAGCAACTTTAAAAGATGTTTATAGAGGTAATAGTGCTTTAACGGTTTCAGCAGGCTTAAATGATAAGATAAAAAAAGATAGAAAAGAATTTTTTGATAACTATTTAAAAGAAGATTTTTCAGAACTTGTTGAGAGAATTTTAAAGAAAAGTTTTAAAGAAAAATTTATTTTAATTTTAAGAAAAATTATTAATAAGATAAAAAGGGTAGTAAAGAAAATAATATTTAAATAAAATAAATTTTGTTATTCAGGAGGGGGAAATCAGAAAGGTAACTAAGGCAGTAATACCTGCAGCAGGTTTAGGAACGAGGGCACTTCCCGCAAGCTCAACCTAAAGAAATGTTGGTTATAGTTGATAAACCATCACTTCAATATATAGTTGAAGAGTTAGTAAAATTAGGAATAACAGATATTGTAATAATAACAGGAAGAAATAAAAATTCAATAGAAGATCATTTTGGTTATTCCTTTGAACTAGAGGAAACTCTAAAGGAACAAGGAAAAGAAAATTAATGATAGACGCAATACGCAAATGTTAAGAAATGGTAAAAAAGCTGTAGCTCATAATTTTAATGGATAGAGGTATGATATTGGAAATAAAATAGGATTACTAAAAGTAAATATTGATTTTGGATTGAGAAATAAAGAAACAAGTAAAGATCTAAAAAAATATTTAAAAGATATAAAATTAAAATAAACTATTGACAAATTAATAGTTTAGAGTTATAACTAAGTTAGTGTTAAAGCCTTAATATGAGAAGGCAGTTAACATATATATATATTATTATTTTTATGTCTTTTTATTTTTGGGCTCTGGGATTTACCAGAGCCTTTTTTGTATGGTATAATATATTTGTGAGATTATTATACTTGGGGGTGGATGTATGAAAAGATTAACAATAGTTGGTGGAGGTAGTAGTGCACATGTACTGGCTCCTTTTTTTTCAAGCCTAAATTATGAAGTAACTGTTCTTACAAGAAGACCAGAACTTTGGAAAGAAAATGTAAAAGTAGAATTTCAAGATGAATTTGGAAAAATAGTTAAAGAAGTTGGTGGAAGATTACATAATATAACTTCTGACATATCTCTTGGAGTAAATAAGGCAGATATAATTGTTCTTTGTTTACCAGTAGCTAAATATTTTCATATGCTTATGAAGATAGGTGAGCATCTAAATAAAGACAAGGAAGTTTTCATTGGAATGCTTTATGGTCAAGGTGGAGTTGACATGATGTTTGAGGAAATGAAAGCTAAATTTAATTTAAAAAATATCACGTATTTTTCATATGGTCTTATTCCTTTTATATGCAGAACAAAAAAATACGGAGAAATTGGAATAACATACGGAGCTAAAATAAGAAATGTTGTGGCAGTTAATCCTAAAGAAAAATTTAATGAATTAAATGAAATCTTTTTAAGTAAAGTTTGTCATTATTTTTTTAATAATGAAAAGGTTTACCAGGCTGATAATTTTCTTTCATTAACACTTTCAGCAAGCAACCAAATTATTCATATCTCAAGAATGTATGGCCTATATTACAAAAATAAAAATGGCTGGGACAAGAAAGAAGATATTCCATATTTCTATAAAGACTTTGATGAGTTTTCAGCTAAAACTTTAGAAAATCTAGATGAAAATTTTGAAAAAATAAGAGAAAAAATAAGAAAAACACATCCAGATGAAGATTTTAAGTATATGATAAATTACCTAGATATTGTAAACTTTTCTTACGGTTTTTCAAATGAAAATATACAGGAAGCATTTACCTCATCTAAAACTTTAAATCAAATTAAAACTCCAGTAATGCTAGAAGATGGAAGATATGTTTTAGATAAAAATAGTAGATTTTTTACAGATGATATATTCTATGGTCTTGCTATAGCAAAATGGTACGCGCTAAAATATAATATAGATGTTCCTACAATAGACGCTCTAATAAAATGGGCAGGAAAATATTTAGGAATAAAGATATTAGAAGGAAACACTTTAAATGAAAATGTAAGATACAATAATATAGAACTA encodes:
- a CDS encoding Coenzyme F420 hydrogenase/dehydrogenase, beta subunit C-terminal domain; translated protein: MIIEILDKKDCCGCNACKNICPVNCIGMKYDTEGFLFPIVDNSKCINCNACIEVCPSIKQPILNNLLKNPEIIAAYSKDNKNRINSTSGGMFTEIAKQVLKEKGVVFGAKYNKNFKVEHSFIENIKNLEELRQSKYVQSNMGDIYKKVKEFLESKRKVLFAGTPCHIAALKNFLKKDYDNLILVDFLCRGVISPKAYEQFLKSLENEYNSKIKIVWFKNKDKGWHKFSTKIIFENGKEYLKDRYHDVYMRGYLEGNLYIRKSCHNCKYKTLPRNSDVSLGDFWGIEQFKNHLDQDKGTSIFMINSLKGREVFNKIKDNLIYEKATLKDVYRGNSALTVSAGLNDKIKKDRKEFFDNYLKEDFSELVERILKKSFKEKFILILRKIINKIKRVVKKIIFK
- a CDS encoding NAD/NADP octopine/nopaline dehydrogenase family protein; translated protein: MKRLTIVGGGSSAHVLAPFFSSLNYEVTVLTRRPELWKENVKVEFQDEFGKIVKEVGGRLHNITSDISLGVNKADIIVLCLPVAKYFHMLMKIGEHLNKDKEVFIGMLYGQGGVDMMFEEMKAKFNLKNITYFSYGLIPFICRTKKYGEIGITYGAKIRNVVAVNPKEKFNELNEIFLSKVCHYFFNNEKVYQADNFLSLTLSASNQIIHISRMYGLYYKNKNGWDKKEDIPYFYKDFDEFSAKTLENLDENFEKIREKIRKTHPDEDFKYMINYLDIVNFSYGFSNENIQEAFTSSKTLNQIKTPVMLEDGRYVLDKNSRFFTDDIFYGLAIAKWYALKYNIDVPTIDALIKWAGKYLGIKILEGNTLNENVRYNNIELGIPTKYKNL